The Tripterygium wilfordii isolate XIE 37 chromosome 23, ASM1340144v1, whole genome shotgun sequence genomic sequence tattattggtattgtaggcaagatgaaagtgttgtagtttcatacaatgactattaagcacaatgctacttgatgcattttttttcttctctttttaaaataggtttaagaattggtaaatttaccaattaccgacttaccattaccgatcgatcggtataccgactcttccggtaacggtaacggtaacattttttgagttaccgaaagaattggtatggtaacggtattccgtgtttggtaacggtaaccgtaccaataacaaccCTAATTTGCCTCACACACTATCAATCTATCATCCTTACAAGACACAATCCATCACTATCAGTAACCCTGTCGATTATTCTAGACTTCATCTACTTTCCACAGCAGCCGCTAGTGCTAGGGTTTTGATTCGTCGATTGTCATCAAAGACTCGAAGTTATTAGAATTGAAGTAGAAGCTTTCAAATGTCTGATTCAAAATTTGGTGCAGTCTGTTGGAGCAAATGAGACTTGTTTTTCTTTAAGGTCATATTCCACCTGAAAGTTTACTTGCGCTACGTTCCCAAAAATTGGAAGATCATTATTCGGGAAGATCATCATACAAACCAACCCATTATAATCACTTGTAAATGTGTTTATAGGTTGTAAACGGAGGTCTGCCCCTGTAAAATGGAACACCATATCTGGGAGACTGATATTTTCCATGGATTCCTCTTCAAAGCACAAGTTGAATTGTTCACTCGGATCTGATACTGGACTCATCCCAATTACCATTTTAACAATAACTTCCAAATCATTGTACATGTTTGATGGCAACATTGTAAAGGTCGTTCCAGAATCTATTATGATATTACCCAGACTTTCATGTGTCTTTGTTCTGTTATTTCTAATGCTGACACCTTCAAGAGTAAGGTGATAGAAATGGGGATGATTCATGGGTACAAGTTTAGTTGAAACTACTCCATCCGTAGAGATCTTTGCTTCTGATCCGAATCTAAGCTTACTACTAGAAGTGGTCTCATTCCAGCGAAGCAAGCAATAGGAGAATTTGTGCTCAATTTCAATCCCAAGTTGAGAAACCAATGACAATGGCCCAGGTCCAAGGCCAACAATACCTTGTAAATTACTATCAAATCCATGATATATTTTACTACATCCGAATATTGATTCAAGGAAAGAAATTGATCCACCACTTGTTGTATTTACAGTGAAGGTCTCACTGCTCAGAATTCCATTAGTATATGATCCTTCTCCGTACCTATAAGAGTACTTGCACTCGTTTGAGCCCCCACGCTCCTTTATGTCGAGATCCTTGCAAAAAATTGTGTCGTAATCAATTTCTCTGTAGGATGAGGATGTTTTTGGATCAAAGATTGATGTATGTGGACGGAATTTTTTTGCATAAGGATGGCATCTTATCCACATAAGGTTACTTCCTGTGTCTGCAATAGCAATGAATTTAGACGGTGGGGTACCAATATATAATTTCATGAGATAATCACCTTCATTTGGAATCATCACAGAGGAAATTTCTTTTTCGCTTGTACGCAAATATTGATAGAAGAGGTTGACTCGACTGAAGGAACGCATAACGGCTTTTCTCAAGTGCTCAATCGGAGTGAGAGATTGGTTATAAAGGGGGGATAGTTGCGAATCACGATGAATAAGATTGATGCTAAAACTGATTTGCTTGGCTTCAGATAGAGATTCAATCCCTAAtaggaaaaaaataagaacaaaaataaagatTAGTTGATGCATTATTGAAGTAATTGTAAGAGTAGTGAGGGAACAAAtatgagtttttgatgtttatgTTATGTCACATAAATAGCCAAAATTGGCGATGTTCAATCTATGAATTGAAATGCATAATGAACTTTAAAATGCGTTTcttagtttatttttttaaaaaaaaatcaaaatcgatGGACCAGCCATATATTTGAAGCACCataaacaagaacaagaatcaTTTCCTGTTCTTGTTTAATAAACAAATGGAGGCATCAATAAAATTTGGATTTAAGTGAGCAtcatttatattataatatgcCCCTTTCATTTGAGTACAAACTACAAGGTGAAAATGCTTATGATATAATCGATACGTCATTCCGTCATCGCAGAGTGACATGGCAAAttcaaaaggaaataaaaaggaTGGGCTGGTTGGAACGGATTCCAACCAAAAAGCAACCCAAGTGCTCTTGGGCAATTTTCACGACTGGCCCAACCTTGAGGTAATTCGGCCCACATCTTGGAAGGCCTCCAAtcacaaaatttttattaatatttattattttttcttttcttaaactaATAGAGCTTTTTGTAATTAAAACGATCTTtagacccttttttttttcctttctcaaaCACTAATGGATTCACTAATGAGTAAGAGATTTATAACattaacaattaattatattcatattcatattaTATCATTCtaactcattttttttttaaatttagttcacattacatttgatatttatttttcatagttGATAGAGGTGAAAATTGTACTCTCTTGTTCGCGTATGCATATACATTTTCAACCATTTTATTTATGTGAGGGATTGTTGAAAAATTCGTATCTTTGAACATGAATCAAGTGGAGTCTTCCTATCAATAAATTTGAGTCTATGGTGGAGTTAATAGAGCCTTATAGCCTATTGGGACACTACTATCATGTAATTATTTGTTCAAATCCATGAATTTAAATGAATAAAAACGGGTTTCAAAGTGAACATTTTGTAATGGTAAATTAGAGAAAACTTGACTAGCTCAATGTGTTCATAAAGGTAAATTTTGAACATGTTACCTATGCTTAGGATTGTACAAAATTATCGAAATAATCGAATAGATTGATAACTGAATTGATTCATCGGTTATTctccaaaaaaattatagatatttctttaaaaaattgatCGAAATAATCATTTTTAACCGATCAATCGATTAAATGTATCTCAAGATTTCATCTCTTCCGGGTCACCTGCCTCTCGTTTGTCATTGTCGCTACCTAGCTATTTATGTGCACATTTCAATCAAAAGAAAGTCAACAAATGAAACTAGCTATTAATATAGAATGACTATTAGTATTTctagatttgaaaaaaaaatgaaactcgcTATTAATATAGAATGACTATTAGTATTTttagatttgaaaaataaatgacaTGCCTCAACAACACAACAGGTGGTGGTTGTTGAGAATTTGGATCGGGAGTGAGCTCACGTTACATGGGCCTTACACATGTGAGTTTACTTGACATGGTGGAAAACCCATCTTTACTCAAAAACTTAAGCCATTAGGGACCTCCCATGCCTTATAacccacacttttttttttcttctatttttcatgCCTTATAAATCACacactttctttctatttttctaaTGTGACACTTTGTGTAGCTGTTCCAACAATGGCATAGAGAGGGAAGAACTCATACAGAATAACTTCTAGCAACAACCCAGAGAGAGTCAAACTAGGGAAAATCATGCATCATCTGAGAAAGTAGGTAACTAAACTCAATGCAAGGAGTGATCAATCAAGATGAAAATgagattattgttttttttttaatttttaattttgtgtcGGGTAGGAGTATGCGAATCTGTGCACATGCCCCACCTACCAATGGTTTACAGGCCATTATGTTCGATAAAAGCAACGAGGAAGCTGCTATAGAAAAATATTAGAATTATTAGCACCGACTTTACGTAGTTTTAGATATCAAATCCATCATCTCCGGTCAAAGacggcatatatatatatatatatatatatgttataagaGATTACGTTTGGTTCAGTCTTCACCTACTCCAGTAGCCCCCTATGTACACATGCACACCCTGGTCTTCATTAGCTACGCCactgtgtgtctatatatatatatatattaaggcttgaaacaaattttttacaatttatcattttttaaaggAATTAGTTTTTAAGATAAATCTTGTGAAAATATGTGAAGGAAAACCCAAAATCTGAGACCTTTAGCTCAATCAACTTATCATTGATTTGATCTAaagttaattattaattataatatgCCTAACCTGCCTAACTAATTATGAGTAAAGTCGAGAGAATCACTAGTAATTCAAATAATATTCATGTATGTAGTATCTCATACAGATTTCGAGTTCGAACCTCTCCTATCCTCCAATccttgtattcaaaaaaaaaatctgaataaAGTCATTATAATATTTATCTTCAATTATATAGAAAGTGATAATAACCAAAATCATCTGCtatgaaaaatcaaaacaaaacatatcCAGTCAATTCCACCACAATAATTAAATGAAATTAGGTTTATAAAAGTAAAGATGCTAGTAATGCCCACAGAAAGTGAAGCCAAGATGGATGATTTGGTGTTACACAGAGAGGACAGACATTTTCAAAGCTGTAGCTCTCCATCATCATCAACCGAACATTTCTCTCAAAAGTTTGGAGTTGgcggctacatgagtctataaGGACATCATTGAGAATCcatcacatgtatttgttttctccattcatttctatcatagaTCATACAATATTCATTCatttttatacaaattctctcaatcCTCCTCACCGCCGCACATCTATCTCTACGTTGAACATATTCATaccattttaaataattttctcTTAACTTATATTATCTCTttgaaataataaattaacaaaatgaACAGGAGAAGACTTTTCTCTTTGAAATTATTGCCAATTACAAAAGTCCACATTTTCTCTCCTTTATTCTCTGCTTAGTTACCAGCCTCTATCATgcaaagaaataataataaagataattaaataCCAACTCAAAAGTCACATATCAATGTCATTCATTCACACTGCAAgactattctttcttttctttttttgacattttttacaAAGGATAAATACTAATCAAAAGTACTATAATGTACTATGGATAAATTGGGTAGTGATGGAAGGTAAACACAAAAAATCTATATAAAGGAGAGACAGGATTGCACAACCAAATTAGATATCTTTTGTAGTGCTAAAAATGGGGAATAGAGGTTCCCCAATGACTTCTCTTCTTGCCACTCTTGTGGTGGTTTTACTCTCCTTCATTAGCTTGCCATCAGAAGCTAGTGATGATCACTATACCTACTCTTCTCCACCACCACCCAAGAAGTACCCCCCACCACCATCTCCTCCTTACAAGTACaagtcaccaccaccacctccaccacccaAGAAGTATCCACCCCCACCATCTCCTCCTTACAAGTACAAGtcaccacctccacctccaccacccaAGAAGTATCCACCCCCACCATCTCCTCCTTACAAGTACAAGtcaccacctccacctccaccacccaAGAAGTACCCACCACCACCTTACCATTATAAgtcaccacctccaccaccaccagttTACAAGTCTCCTCCTCCACCCAAGCCATACAAGTATAAgtcacctccaccaccaccacctccagtTTATAAgtctccacctccaccaccaccaaagaAGCCCTACAAATACAagtctcctccaccaccacctcctcctgtACACAAGGCACCACCACCCCATTACATCTATTcatcccctcctcctcctccttacCATCACTAGAGAATGGTTTATCTTCTTCCAGGTAATTAAGCTCCCATTACACAACATTAGTTACATGCATTACTTACAATCCTAATGGCAGCCACTCTTTCCATGCATTACACAACATTAGTTACATGCATTACCATATAAATGTACCATGTGTTGTTATTTACTAATTTTACTATAATATTCTTGCAGGAAAAGGAGAGGAATATACGCGTATAATAAATTAAGGGATGCCATTGAAGATTATATTTGaagaggaaaaataaaaagaaaatagggGACAAATTAGCGACTTTCCTCCTTTTTATCTATCATTTATGtatctttgttttgtttaaaaggaatataatatataataaaaaagacATGAATGTTTCATGTATATCGACAAACGAGTTCGTGCCTGGTCCACATGACTTTTTTTCCAACAATCGACACAAGCCCATATTATTATGTGATTTTCAAAATTGCTGCCAATATTCAAAATTAAGGGCTTGATTTTtgaatcgaaaatgataaacatcccaGTAGTTTGATATTCCAGATATCTCAGCCGTTGAGTTGTATGCAcaggattcaagtgaatttataggccccacatgatgcacataaaattctGTGTGTACTGctcaacaattgagataacTGGGATACCACTCCTATCATAATCGTTTTACAATATACTCCATATAATAAACATAATTACAGCACTTGCAATCAAGTGAAAATCATCTGCAAGATTAGGACTTTAATTTGCGAAGATTATTCAATTAAGCTATAAAGTCTTGGGACACATTTTCTTATGAGTTGATTGACAACTAAATGTAGACTGGTTAATTAGGGGACTGAAGACATGGATGAAGAAGGCTCAGTCCTCATTCAATAACGCATTTAACAGCTTTGTGGATTTGTAAATGAGAAGACTAATTCATGCTTCAATAAATAAAGGATTACAAATGAGAAAAATTAATTCATGCTTTAATTTGTAAAGTCATATATATGTAGCTACTGCATCATTAAATGCCGGGCATATATGTATTCTAAAGTCTTGGGCACAGG encodes the following:
- the LOC119993864 gene encoding extensin-3-like; amino-acid sequence: MGNRGSPMTSLLATLVVVLLSFISLPSEASDDHYTYSSPPPPKKYPPPPSPPYKYKSPPPPPPPKKYPPPPSPPYKYKSPPPPPPPKKYPPPPSPPYKYKSPPPPPPPKKYPPPPYHYKSPPPPPPVYKSPPPPKPYKYKSPPPPPPPVYKSPPPPPPKKPYKYKSPPPPPPPVHKAPPPHYIYSSPPPPPYHH
- the LOC119993490 gene encoding probable aspartic protease At2g35615, whose translation is MGFPPCQLGSDNDKREAGIESLSEAKQISFSINLIHRDSQLSPLYNQSLTPIEHLRKAVMRSFSRVNLFYQYLRTSEKEISSVMIPNEGDYLMKLYIGTPPSKFIAIADTGSNLMWIRCHPYAKKFRPHTSIFDPKTSSSYREIDYDTIFCKDLDIKERGGSNECKYSYRYGEGSYTNGILSSETFTVNTTSGGSISFLESIFGCSKIYHGFDSNLQGIVGLGPGPLSLVSQLGIEIEHKFSYCLLRWNETTSSSKLRFGSEAKISTDGVVSTKLVPMNHPHFYHLTLEGVSIRNNRTKTHESLGNIIIDSGTTFTMLPSNMYNDLEVIVKMVIGMSPVSDPSEQFNLCFEEESMENISLPDMVFHFTGADLRLQPINTFTSDYNGLVCMMIFPNNDLPIFGNVAQVNFQVEYDLKEKQVSFAPTDCTKF